The following are from one region of the Candidatus Omnitrophota bacterium genome:
- a CDS encoding glycosyl hydrolase codes for MRIYHLNLAVALSILAYAPAVSAETEIGAFVGNEDHVMPSAAEVQNFENLAGRHVNSVLVYWAWNDGDFPAQSLNSGVRFHDGYDTKASINFTWEPWSRLGGNDGTFPMDKIIKGDFDPYITKFAIDSRVWADPIRMRFAHEMIQDNDPATPGWYPWQDKPAEYVQAFNHVRDIFKKEGANNVEFVWCPNNYPFDPAVLAQYYPGKENVDWLGIDGYNSGEDGNPGWPYWQNIDDIFYVMYNAFKNNPELFGDKPIMLGEFASVEGNQLDNGSKAQWIAQAFSRLKQSYPDIDAFYWFDKLKEADWRIDSSPESLAAFQLAMQDPYYTSHAVPEPASLLLLGMGLLALFSPLFLLD; via the coding sequence ATGAGAATATATCATTTAAACCTTGCGGTTGCCTTATCTATACTCGCCTATGCGCCGGCCGTTTCCGCGGAAACGGAGATCGGCGCTTTCGTGGGTAACGAAGACCACGTGATGCCGTCCGCTGCCGAGGTCCAGAATTTCGAGAACCTCGCCGGAAGGCACGTCAATAGCGTCCTGGTCTATTGGGCGTGGAATGACGGCGATTTCCCGGCGCAGAGCCTCAATAGCGGGGTCAGGTTCCATGACGGGTACGATACCAAGGCATCGATAAATTTTACATGGGAACCATGGTCAAGGCTGGGCGGAAATGACGGCACCTTCCCCATGGATAAGATAATAAAGGGCGATTTCGATCCTTATATCACTAAATTCGCGATAGACAGCCGCGTTTGGGCCGATCCGATAAGGATGCGTTTCGCTCACGAGATGATACAGGATAACGATCCGGCTACGCCGGGTTGGTATCCGTGGCAGGACAAGCCCGCGGAGTACGTCCAGGCATTCAACCATGTCCGCGATATATTCAAGAAAGAGGGGGCAAATAACGTCGAGTTTGTCTGGTGCCCGAATAACTACCCGTTCGATCCCGCGGTGTTAGCGCAATATTATCCCGGGAAGGAAAACGTCGATTGGCTTGGGATAGACGGCTATAATTCAGGGGAAGACGGAAATCCCGGATGGCCATATTGGCAGAATATCGATGATATATTTTATGTGATGTACAACGCCTTTAAGAATAACCCGGAGCTGTTCGGCGACAAGCCAATAATGCTCGGCGAATTCGCCTCTGTCGAGGGAAACCAGTTAGACAACGGGAGCAAGGCGCAATGGATAGCCCAGGCTTTTAGCAGGCTCAAGCAGTCCTATCCGGATATAGACGCTTTTTATTGGTTCGACAAGCTGAAAGAGGCGGATTGGCGGATAGATTCTTCCCCCGAAAGCCTGGCGGCTTTTCAGTTAGCGATGCAAGACCCGTATTATACCTCCCACGCCGTTCCCGAACCCGCAAGCCTGCTTTTGCTTGGTATGGGCCTTTTAGCGTTATTTTCCCCCTTATTTCTCCTTGACTAA
- the infC gene encoding translation initiation factor IF-3: MQFQAKSIRVNDRIRVREVMVIAEDGGQLGVMAPEEGLKLAQQAGLDLVEIAPTAKPPVCRIMDFSKFKYEQEKKEKEARKKQHATQLKEIRLKPKIGDHDYQVKVGFIKKFLEHKDKVKVTLIFRGREMAHPELGNKVLERLKIDIADVAQIEKTPFREGRAIIMIIAPK, encoded by the coding sequence ATCCAGTTTCAGGCAAAATCTATCAGGGTAAATGATAGGATAAGGGTACGCGAGGTGATGGTGATAGCCGAGGACGGCGGGCAGCTAGGAGTAATGGCCCCGGAAGAGGGCCTAAAGCTCGCGCAGCAGGCAGGGCTGGATCTGGTAGAGATAGCGCCGACGGCAAAGCCGCCGGTATGCAGGATAATGGACTTCTCCAAATTCAAATACGAGCAGGAGAAGAAAGAGAAGGAAGCCAGGAAGAAACAGCACGCCACCCAGCTTAAGGAGATAAGGCTCAAGCCAAAGATCGGCGACCACGATTACCAGGTGAAAGTAGGTTTCATAAAGAAATTCCTTGAGCATAAAGACAAAGTAAAAGTCACGCTCATTTTCCGCGGGAGAGAGATGGCGCATCCCGAGCTTGGCAACAAGGTCCTTGAGAGGCTGAAGATTGACATAGCGGATGTAGCGCAGATAGAAAAAACGCCCTTCAGGGAGGGACGCGCGATAATAATGATCATCGCCCCTAAATAG
- the rpmI gene encoding 50S ribosomal protein L35, with amino-acid sequence MPKMKTRKGIAKRFKVTKRRKVLRHKGGKGHLLGHKTKKRKRALRRATLVSKHERKKILKLLPYA; translated from the coding sequence ATGCCTAAAATGAAGACACGCAAGGGAATCGCGAAAAGGTTCAAGGTGACAAAAAGACGCAAGGTCTTGAGGCATAAGGGAGGCAAAGGCCACCTGTTAGGGCACAAGACGAAGAAAAGGAAGAGGGCGCTCAGGAGAGCGACTCTCGTAAGTAAACACGAGCGCAAGAAGATATTAAAGCTTCTGCCTTACGCTTAA
- the rplT gene encoding 50S ribosomal protein L20: MPKSKYLPAKRQRRKKVLKAAKGYFLGRSKLYKKAIETVRRAMVYAYRDRKAYKRDMRKLWVVRINAECRNNGIMYSRFISGLKKLKIELDRKILSDMAANDQPAFAKLVEEVSKAK; encoded by the coding sequence ATGCCTAAGTCGAAATATTTGCCGGCAAAAAGACAACGCAGGAAGAAGGTCTTAAAAGCAGCCAAGGGATATTTCCTCGGCCGCTCGAAGTTATACAAGAAGGCCATCGAGACAGTCAGAAGGGCGATGGTCTACGCCTACCGCGACAGGAAGGCCTATAAGCGCGATATGCGCAAGCTCTGGGTCGTGAGGATCAATGCCGAGTGCAGGAACAACGGCATAATGTATTCAAGGTTCATAAGCGGCCTCAAGAAGCTGAAGATAGAGCTGGACAGGAAGATCCTCTCGGATATGGCCGCGAACGACCAACCCGCTTTCGCTAAGCTGGTCGAAGAAGTAAGCAAAGCAAAATAA
- the pheS gene encoding phenylalanine--tRNA ligase subunit alpha, with protein MLDKINALEAEAKSEIKAAGDSKALDDLRIKYLGRKGLVTELLGGIASLPPEEKPRLGKELNALKTRLDEALRSRQAELSRSPVMPSVLPRDFADLTLPGFRPQAGSKHPLTKTIDDICSIFLGMGFKVVEGPEIETEFYNFEALNIALDHPSRDAFDTFYIKNQYLLRSHTSPVQVRFMETEKPPFKIVVPGRVYRPDAVDASHSFMFHQVEGLVAGEGVTFADLKGALSVFLKGYFGADVKVRFRPHYFPFTEPSAEVDVSCFICGGKGCSVCGRKGWLEILGCGMVHPNVFKAVKYDPEKVTGFAFGMGVERIAMLKYGINDMRLFFENDMRFLEQFR; from the coding sequence ATGCTCGATAAGATCAACGCACTCGAGGCCGAAGCAAAAAGCGAGATAAAAGCGGCCGGCGATTCGAAGGCGCTCGATGATCTTAGGATAAAATACCTTGGGAGGAAAGGCCTGGTCACCGAGCTTCTCGGCGGGATCGCGTCTTTGCCGCCCGAGGAGAAACCCCGCCTCGGCAAGGAGCTGAACGCCCTGAAGACGAGGCTCGACGAGGCGCTCAGGTCAAGGCAGGCCGAGCTTTCAAGGTCGCCTGTGATGCCCTCGGTTTTACCGAGGGATTTCGCGGACCTGACCCTGCCCGGTTTCAGGCCGCAGGCCGGCTCGAAACATCCCCTCACAAAGACTATAGACGACATCTGCTCTATCTTCCTCGGCATGGGTTTCAAGGTAGTCGAGGGCCCGGAGATAGAGACTGAGTTCTATAATTTCGAAGCCCTCAATATCGCACTCGACCACCCTTCGCGCGACGCCTTCGACACATTCTACATAAAAAACCAATATTTGCTGCGCAGCCATACCTCGCCGGTCCAGGTGAGGTTCATGGAGACGGAGAAACCGCCGTTCAAGATCGTAGTTCCGGGAAGGGTATACCGCCCGGACGCGGTAGACGCGTCGCATTCCTTCATGTTCCACCAGGTCGAAGGCCTCGTCGCAGGCGAGGGGGTGACTTTCGCCGACCTTAAGGGAGCGTTAAGCGTATTTTTGAAAGGATATTTCGGCGCGGACGTAAAAGTCCGGTTCCGCCCGCATTATTTCCCGTTCACTGAGCCGAGCGCCGAGGTAGACGTTTCGTGTTTCATTTGCGGCGGGAAAGGATGCAGCGTCTGCGGGAGGAAAGGATGGCTGGAGATACTCGGCTGCGGCATGGTCCACCCGAACGTATTCAAGGCGGTAAAATATGATCCCGAAAAAGTCACCGGCTTCGCATTCGGGATGGGAGTAGAGCGCATCGCGATGCTCAAATACGGCATCAACGACATGCGCCTCTTCTTCGAGAACGACATGCGCTTTTTGGAGCAGTTCAGATGA